From one Microlunatus sp. Gsoil 973 genomic stretch:
- a CDS encoding alkaline phosphatase family protein, translated as MNPVILIGLDGATFDLLDPLIADGAMPCLGNMIFSGMRRTLTSTRHPLSPPAWASIITGREPGEHGVFDFVRVDHSTGNPAYTLISSADLRAPSIFERADASGFTVTALNFPAMFPPPQVRGSVIPGYVPASYLARACRPRELYPELVAAGVEMARLAVDWELERTAVQGLAADQLLHWVELHIEREAEWAEIVLQLMRNRPADLTAVVFDGVDRIQHLCLHLLRADPQELTPEERRTRSRCVDYFRLVDRILTRISAAAADDSRMIIVSDHGAQQAGPRIFYANTWLESRGLLRWAEKTQVDHASRLALNGNSESGTLFDWSHTKAAALTSSSNAIIVHRAAGPGQPGVTAEEYPRFCRRLADDLLTARDPVTDEPIVDEVLFGRDTFPGAYADEAPDLTLVLHQPGFLSVLRGPEITAVRSGPYGTHHPDGILVATGPGIADTALADDRRLSVVDIAPAVLQLLGAAEPATVPAGARGTSAPAFDADGEAEIIERLRRLGYLD; from the coding sequence ATGAATCCGGTCATCCTGATCGGGCTGGACGGTGCGACGTTCGACCTGCTCGATCCGCTGATCGCAGACGGCGCCATGCCCTGCCTGGGCAACATGATCTTCAGCGGGATGCGCAGGACACTGACCTCGACCAGACATCCGCTGAGCCCGCCGGCGTGGGCATCGATCATCACCGGCCGGGAGCCGGGGGAGCACGGCGTCTTCGACTTCGTCCGGGTCGATCACTCCACCGGAAACCCTGCCTACACACTGATCTCGTCAGCCGATCTCCGCGCACCGTCGATCTTCGAAAGGGCCGACGCGTCGGGATTCACCGTGACCGCGCTGAACTTCCCGGCGATGTTCCCGCCGCCGCAGGTCCGGGGATCAGTGATTCCCGGCTATGTGCCGGCCAGCTATCTTGCCCGCGCCTGCCGGCCCCGCGAGTTGTACCCGGAGCTGGTGGCGGCCGGCGTCGAGATGGCCCGGCTGGCCGTCGACTGGGAACTGGAACGGACCGCTGTCCAGGGGCTTGCCGCCGACCAGTTGTTGCACTGGGTCGAACTGCACATCGAGCGGGAGGCCGAGTGGGCCGAGATCGTCCTACAGCTGATGCGGAACCGGCCCGCTGACCTGACCGCAGTCGTGTTCGACGGTGTCGACCGGATCCAGCATCTTTGCCTTCATCTGCTGCGTGCCGATCCTCAAGAGCTGACGCCCGAGGAGCGACGGACCAGGTCGCGCTGTGTGGACTACTTCCGGCTGGTCGACCGCATCCTTACCAGGATCAGCGCGGCGGCAGCCGATGACAGCAGGATGATCATCGTTTCCGATCACGGCGCCCAGCAGGCCGGTCCGCGGATCTTCTACGCCAACACCTGGCTGGAGAGCCGGGGCCTGCTGCGTTGGGCCGAGAAGACACAGGTCGATCACGCGAGCCGGCTGGCACTGAACGGAAACTCCGAAAGCGGCACCCTGTTCGACTGGTCACACACCAAGGCAGCGGCGCTCACCTCGAGCAGCAACGCGATCATCGTGCACCGGGCTGCAGGTCCAGGTCAGCCGGGTGTGACGGCGGAGGAGTATCCGCGGTTCTGCCGGCGGCTGGCCGATGATCTACTGACGGCGCGGGATCCGGTGACCGACGAGCCGATCGTCGACGAGGTGCTGTTCGGTCGGGACACGTTCCCGGGTGCGTACGCCGACGAGGCGCCGGACCTCACCCTGGTGTTGCACCAGCCGGGCTTCCTGTCGGTGCTCCGTGGGCCGGAGATCACCGCGGTCCGGAGCGGGCCGTACGGCACCCACCACCCGGATGGGATCCTGGTGGCAACGGGGCCCGGCATCGCCGACACCGCGCTGGCCGACGATCGGCGGCTTTCGGTCGTCGACATCGCACCGGCCGTTCTGCAACTGCTCGGTGCCGCCGAACCGGCGACCGTACCCGCCGGTGCACGCGGGACCTCCGCACCGGCCTTCGACGCCGACGGCGAGGCCGAGATCATCGAGCGACTCCGACGACTCGGGTATCTGGACTGA
- a CDS encoding alpha/beta fold hydrolase, with protein MPIIDVDGLPLHYQQLGRLGPAGRDLLLIHGLAADLAFWYLGAAPYLAAPGDRVTMYDLRGHGLSGTADHGYTTAALAGELLALLDRLRLRRPVLIGHSYGAAVALHAAVLSPPQVAGVVVADGYLPCFERGRGRRDDHRADRVARSLRRRGLAVPDNLPRVAYGLIDDLAVAPGRGPMPSQVALRRWESLRRTTSAVPDIAVRSLSRQKLRSGPIRRMPLLAVYGDRTPCRSTLRGLQRVRPDVQLARISGAGHLHPYRQPGAFADRVRPFLDQLSPAGPDQSPRPVVMSGG; from the coding sequence ATGCCGATCATCGACGTCGACGGACTCCCGTTGCACTACCAGCAGCTCGGGCGGCTCGGGCCGGCCGGACGCGATCTGCTGCTGATCCACGGCCTGGCCGCCGATCTGGCGTTCTGGTATCTGGGTGCCGCGCCCTACCTCGCCGCGCCGGGGGATCGAGTCACGATGTACGACCTGCGCGGCCACGGCCTGAGCGGCACCGCCGATCATGGCTACACGACTGCAGCGCTTGCCGGTGAACTCCTTGCGCTGCTTGATCGGCTCAGGTTGCGCCGTCCGGTGCTGATCGGTCACAGCTACGGCGCCGCGGTCGCCCTGCACGCCGCGGTGCTCAGCCCGCCGCAGGTCGCCGGTGTCGTGGTTGCCGACGGCTACCTCCCGTGTTTCGAACGCGGTCGCGGCCGACGCGATGATCACCGGGCCGACCGGGTGGCGCGCTCCCTGCGCCGGCGCGGACTGGCCGTGCCGGACAATCTGCCGCGGGTCGCGTACGGGTTGATCGATGATCTTGCCGTGGCACCCGGTCGCGGACCGATGCCGTCGCAGGTGGCCCTCCGCCGATGGGAGTCGTTGCGTCGCACCACCAGCGCCGTACCGGACATCGCCGTCCGATCGCTGTCCCGGCAGAAACTGCGCAGCGGCCCGATCCGTCGCATGCCGTTGCTGGCCGTGTACGGCGACCGCACACCCTGCCGCTCGACACTGCGCGGGCTGCAGCGGGTCCGGCCCGACGTCCAGCTGGCCCGGATATCCGGGGCGGGGCATCTGCACCCGTACCGCCAGCCGGGCGCCTTCGCCGACCGGGTACGCCCGTTCCTTGATCAACTCTCTCCGGCAGGACCGGACCAGTCACCTCGTCCGGTGGTGATGTCAGGTGGTTGA
- a CDS encoding NAD(P)-dependent oxidoreductase has translation MVDLKPTGAPRSPGGLTRPDFVRIAGQGFGDPTNSYVHCLAGYRGYVFAGTSRNSMALLKLFPPPEPPALDPWPVSVPGDVADLDMHGQIWRLDSHRDGRPAGRTLGRRWRLVHTSPDILGKDGSLVPRDLGYRGMTVFRGASDSAPALYVGSISTVLRGCAARLLRSTDGETFDPVGEPGLGNPHVSTLRAMTGFDDQLWVPPAGQGITLNSNSASVIMRSDDPAVGPWREACEPGFGDATNTGVFELCVFAGHLYAGTFNAEHGYQVWKTPATGPGEPRWTRVIADGAGRGPHNEIAMSMCVFGDALYVGSGIQNGGYDRVSRVGPASSELIRIHPDDRWDLIIGQPRQTRDGWKDPLSGIGPGFGNPFAGYFWRMVSHDGWLYLTTFDWTVFLPWAGKPSRAAQTVIEAVGANEAVRRAGGFELWRSRNGIDWFPVTTTGFGNPYNYGGRTLLSTPYGLLVGTANPFAPESPDLTAHGWRYRRNPDGGSEVWLGTPCSSTRTVHSRRIARHAAGADMLITGATGFLGSRLADELTRRGTRLRILAQPGTEDAARRSSTDVVVGALDDRAAVQRAVRGSEIVLHLAGVLPGADPGDLHKINIEGTDLLLSACRDDPPRRFVLMSSTAVYADTLDRSRWPLTEAAALGPTGPGPAVAYGWSKVAAERLLQRRAAEGGFEWLVLRPATCYGSGSNSAEKLIKAAQIGAVLDRSSRVLQYLHVDDLASMAATLIWSAADRDTVHLAGPDALSWAAVQTLVRRVMKRHGMGRSATGEDPVDRPPMPLARFEFPYDLTHAFELGAMPRIGLREGLTEAAVELRGAKAGPRSSAAITRRGRRTGVGDATTRREVERPWMSR, from the coding sequence GTGGTTGACCTCAAGCCCACCGGAGCCCCGAGGTCACCGGGCGGGTTGACCAGGCCCGACTTCGTCCGGATCGCCGGCCAGGGATTCGGTGACCCCACCAATTCCTATGTGCACTGCCTCGCCGGCTATCGGGGCTATGTGTTTGCGGGTACCTCGCGGAACTCGATGGCGTTGCTCAAGCTGTTCCCGCCTCCCGAACCACCGGCCCTCGACCCGTGGCCCGTGTCGGTTCCGGGCGACGTCGCAGACCTCGACATGCACGGTCAGATCTGGCGGTTGGACTCGCATCGGGACGGTCGTCCCGCCGGCAGGACGCTGGGCCGGCGTTGGCGGCTGGTGCACACCTCACCGGACATTCTGGGCAAGGACGGTTCGCTGGTGCCACGGGATCTCGGGTACCGCGGAATGACCGTCTTCCGCGGTGCATCGGATTCCGCTCCTGCTCTGTACGTCGGTTCGATCTCCACCGTCCTGCGCGGCTGTGCTGCCCGCCTGCTGCGGAGCACCGACGGGGAGACCTTCGATCCGGTCGGCGAACCCGGACTGGGCAATCCGCACGTCTCGACCCTGCGAGCGATGACGGGATTCGATGATCAGCTGTGGGTGCCACCAGCCGGTCAAGGCATCACGTTGAACAGCAACTCGGCGTCGGTGATCATGCGGTCCGATGATCCCGCCGTCGGCCCGTGGCGAGAGGCCTGCGAGCCGGGATTCGGCGATGCCACCAACACCGGCGTCTTCGAACTCTGCGTCTTCGCCGGACACCTCTACGCGGGAACATTCAATGCCGAACACGGTTACCAGGTCTGGAAGACACCCGCGACCGGACCTGGTGAACCACGATGGACGCGGGTCATCGCCGACGGTGCCGGACGTGGGCCGCACAACGAGATCGCGATGAGCATGTGCGTGTTCGGCGATGCGCTCTATGTCGGAAGCGGGATCCAGAACGGCGGCTACGATCGGGTCAGCCGGGTAGGGCCTGCGTCATCGGAGCTGATCAGAATCCATCCCGACGACCGCTGGGACCTGATCATCGGCCAGCCCAGGCAGACGCGGGACGGATGGAAAGACCCTCTGTCGGGGATCGGTCCGGGCTTCGGCAATCCCTTCGCCGGCTACTTCTGGCGAATGGTCAGCCACGACGGCTGGCTGTATCTGACCACCTTCGACTGGACGGTGTTCCTTCCGTGGGCCGGCAAGCCCTCCAGGGCCGCGCAGACCGTGATCGAGGCCGTTGGCGCGAACGAGGCCGTCCGGCGGGCCGGCGGCTTCGAGCTCTGGCGCAGCCGCAACGGTATCGACTGGTTCCCGGTGACAACCACAGGTTTCGGCAATCCGTACAACTACGGCGGACGGACTCTGCTCTCCACCCCGTACGGCCTACTGGTCGGAACCGCCAATCCTTTCGCACCCGAGTCTCCGGACTTGACCGCCCACGGCTGGCGCTACCGGCGTAATCCCGACGGCGGCAGCGAGGTCTGGCTCGGTACGCCGTGTTCGTCGACGCGGACGGTGCACAGCCGTCGCATCGCGCGGCACGCCGCGGGCGCAGACATGCTGATCACCGGAGCAACGGGTTTCCTCGGTTCGCGGCTCGCCGACGAGCTGACCCGTCGCGGGACCCGACTGCGGATCCTTGCCCAGCCGGGAACCGAGGATGCCGCTCGCCGGTCGAGTACCGACGTCGTCGTCGGTGCTCTCGACGACCGGGCGGCTGTGCAACGGGCAGTGCGCGGGAGCGAGATCGTCCTGCACCTGGCCGGGGTGCTACCGGGAGCCGATCCCGGCGACCTGCACAAGATCAACATCGAGGGCACCGACCTGTTGTTGTCTGCCTGCCGCGACGACCCGCCGCGGCGCTTCGTGCTGATGAGCTCGACAGCGGTCTATGCCGACACTCTCGACCGGTCCCGATGGCCGCTCACCGAGGCAGCTGCGCTCGGACCGACCGGACCCGGGCCGGCAGTCGCCTACGGCTGGTCCAAGGTTGCTGCCGAGCGCCTCCTCCAGCGGCGGGCAGCAGAAGGCGGATTCGAATGGCTCGTGCTGCGGCCGGCGACCTGCTACGGGTCGGGCAGCAACAGTGCCGAGAAGTTGATCAAGGCCGCCCAGATCGGAGCCGTTCTGGATCGGAGCTCCCGAGTGCTGCAGTACCTGCACGTTGATGATCTTGCCTCGATGGCGGCGACGCTGATCTGGTCGGCCGCCGATCGGGACACGGTGCACCTCGCCGGGCCGGACGCCTTGTCCTGGGCCGCTGTCCAGACGCTGGTCCGCCGAGTCATGAAGCGCCACGGCATGGGTCGGTCCGCGACGGGTGAGGACCCCGTCGACCGTCCGCCGATGCCGCTGGCCAGGTTCGAGTTTCCGTACGACCTGACGCACGCGTTCGAGCTGGGTGCGATGCCGCGGATCGGCCTGCGGGAAGGGCTCACCGAGGCCGCGGTGGAACTTCGCGGGGCGAAGGCCGGTCCGAGATCGTCAGCGGCGATCA